Proteins encoded by one window of Manduca sexta isolate Smith_Timp_Sample1 chromosome 12, JHU_Msex_v1.0, whole genome shotgun sequence:
- the LOC115440421 gene encoding uncharacterized protein LOC115440421 has translation MMCISGYSKMKLLALIALCAITSAHDITQLKVPLYADPRRAAELSCHFQMNDQKLHSVKWYRDMNEIFRYNPSQKPSIRLFNVTGIMVQGGECQTDSCMVRVMPPPIATGAAYTCEVSTEGPKFQIARKSKHMTVVAMPDGDPVIIGAPKVLKPGEQIFLNCTSDYSLPSADINWYIDDELQKPEAWQRTEQSGPQPGGLRRSWRVLRVRVPPNASGAMRVRCEAILSVEPPVVRDANIIITIHSRTQLSKYVSNNAGTKLDVNVVSLVIIWTVKQISRFMSL, from the exons CAATAACATCAGCGCACGACATAACGCAGTTGAAGGTGCCGTTGTACGCCGACCCGCGGCGCGCCGCCGAACTCAGCTGTCATTTCCAAATGAATGACCAGAAACTACACTCTGTCAAGTGGTACAGGGACATGAATGAGATATTTAGATACAATCCGTCACAGAAG CCATCAATACGCCTGTTCAATGTGACAGGCATCATGGTTCAAGGCGGTGAATGCCAGACGGACTCTTGTATGGTGCGTGTGATGCCGCCGCCGATAGCCACGGGCGCAGCCTACACTTGCGAAGTGTCTACTGAAGGACCCAAGTTCCAGATCGCGAGGAAATCAAAACACATGACCGTTGTTG CGATGCCGGACGGAGACCCAGTGATAATTGGGGCGCCGAAAGTGCTGAAGCCTGGGGAGCAAATATTCCTCAACTGCACGTCTGACTACTCGCTACCATCCGCTGACATTAATTGGTACATCGACGATGAGCTACAAAAG CCCGAAGCGTGGCAGCGGACGGAGCAGAGCGGGCCCCAGCCGGGGGGTCTACGACGATCGTGGCGCGTGCTACGAGTCCGCGTGCCCCCCAACGCGAGCGGGGCGATGCGGGTGCGGTGCGAAGCGATACTATCCGTCGAGCCGCCGGTAGTGCGCGACGCGAATATCATCATAACAATACATTCACGCACTCAGCTATCGAAATACGTATCTAATAATGCAG GTACAAAACTCGATGTGAATGTTGTGTCATTAGTTATAATATGGACAGTAAAACAAATATCAAGGTTTATGAGCTTATGA